A single region of the Micropterus dolomieu isolate WLL.071019.BEF.003 ecotype Adirondacks linkage group LG02, ASM2129224v1, whole genome shotgun sequence genome encodes:
- the gdpd3a gene encoding lysophospholipase D GDPD3a, with the protein MSSFLYFILPALGGYTLTSVYLLKNPQILHRRKRTAFYCKHISHRGGSGERIESTMEAFTNAVEQGTQMLELDCHLTQDGHVVVSHDDNLLRQTGHDVTISSLKLQDLPLYKERLEVTFYAGRYSSGADRKFALLEDVFRKFPEMPVSVEIKENNKQLIEKVSELVRRYNRDEITVWASVNSSIMKECRKMNASMPYSFSVNRGALLLLLFYSGLLPFVPLGESLLQFYLLRLINRTYIPEEGILRNRLVMSLLEKVTMRKSLFKHLAARGIQVHLFVCNTDEDIKAAFEVGATGVMSDYPALLSSYLSRNPEHIHI; encoded by the exons ATGAGCAGTTTTCTGTACTTCATCCTCCCAGCTCTGGGTGGATACACTCTCACCTCGGTGTACCTGCTGAAGAACCCCCAGATTCTCCACAGGAGGAAACGCACAGCCTTTTACTGCAAACACATCTCACACAGAGGAG GATCTGGAGAGAGGATAGAAAGCACGATGGAGGCGTTCACAAA TGCAGTGGAGCAGGGTACACAGATGCTGGAGCTGGACTGTCACTTGACGCAAGACGGACATGTGGTGGTGTCACATGATGATAATCTGCTGAGGCAGACTGGCCACGACGTCACCATCTCCTCACTCAAGCTGCAG GATTTGCCTCTGTATAAGGAGAGACTGGAGGTGACATTTTATGCAG GCCGCTACAGCAGCGGTGCAGACAGGAAGTTCGCTCTGCTGGAGGACGTGTTCAGGAAGTTCCCTGAGATGCCTGTCAGCGTTGAGATCAAAGAGAACAACAAGCAGCTGATAGAAAAG GTGTCTGAATTGGTTAGACGTTACAACAGGGATGAGATCACTGTCTGGGCCTCTGTGAACTCCAGTATCATGAAGGAATGCCGCAAAATG AATGCCTCCATGCCGTACAGTTTCAGTGTGAACCGAGGTGCGCTGCTTCTGCTTCTCTTCTACAGCGGCCTGCTGCCCTTTGTGCCGCTGGGAGAGAGTTTACTGCAGTTCTACCTGTTGCGCCTCATTAACAG GACGTACATTCCTGAGGAGGGCATCCTGAGGAACAGGCTGGTCATGTCTTTGTTAGAAAA AGTAACAATGAGGAAGAGCCTTTTTAAACACCTCGCAGCGCGTGGAATTCAG gtgcatttgtttgtgtgcaacACAGATGAAGACATAAAGGCTGCGTTTGAAGTGGGGGCCACGGGGGTGATGAGTGACTATCCTGCTCTTCTGTCAAGCTACCTCAGCAGaaaccctgaacacatccacataTGA
- the ypel3 gene encoding protein yippee-like 3, protein MVKLTKAKTFQAYLDSCHRRYSCVHCRAHLANHDDLISKSFQGSQGRAYLFNSVVNVGCGPAEERLLLTGLHAVADIYCENCHTTLGWKYEQAFELSQKYKEGKFIIELSHMIKDNGWD, encoded by the exons ATGGTGAAGCTGACAAAGGCCAAGACATTCCAGGCATACCTGGACTCCTGCCACCGTCGCTACAGCTGTGTGCACTGCCGCGCCCATCTGGCCAACCATGACGATCTTATCTCCAAG tctttccaAGGCAGCCAGGGCCGAGCCTACCTCTTCAACTCTGT GGTGAACGTCGGCTGTGGTCCTGCGGAGGAGAGGCTGCTGCTTACAGGACTTCACGCAGTTGCCGACATCtactgtgaaaactgtcacacCACTTTGGGCTGGAAATAT GAACAAGCCTTTGAGCTGAGTCAGAAGTACAAGGAGGGGAAGTTTATCATCGAGCTGTCCCACATGATAAAGGACAACGGCTGGGACTGA